Proteins found in one Synechococcus sp. LA31 genomic segment:
- a CDS encoding Ni/Fe hydrogenase subunit alpha: MPMNPSTDSNQPKRRTITIDPVTRIEGHAKISIHLDASGVVDTARFHVTEYRGFEKFCEGRPFTEMAGITARICGICPVSHLLAAAATGDKILAVQIPPAAEKLRRLMNLAQITQSHALSFFHLSSPDFLLGWNSDPAQRNIFGLIAANPELARSGIRLRQFGQGVIEALGGRKIHAAWAVPGGVRSPMSQETRDQIRSRLPEALAIADQGLTLFKQLLDTQLREELEVFGHFPSLFMGLVSRDGHWEHASGRHCAGIRLMASDGSLVADGLREDDYSSFMAEAVEPWSYLKFPYIQALGPEAGSYRVGPLARLNLCERIGSERADRELLELRQRGGRVVTASFLYHLARLIEIVACLEQMDQLLDDPEITATHVRARAGVNCYEAVGVSEAPRGTLLHHYRVDANGLIERVNLIIATGQNNNAMNRTITQIARHYIHGHNLSEPLLNRVEAGIRCFDPCLSCSTHAAGQMPMRVQLFGPEGELLEQLQRD, encoded by the coding sequence ATGCCGATGAATCCCTCCACCGACAGCAACCAACCGAAGCGGCGCACGATCACGATCGATCCGGTCACGCGGATCGAAGGGCACGCCAAGATCTCGATCCACCTGGACGCCAGCGGTGTCGTGGACACGGCTCGCTTCCATGTGACCGAATACCGCGGCTTCGAGAAGTTCTGCGAGGGCCGCCCTTTCACCGAGATGGCGGGCATCACCGCGCGCATCTGCGGCATCTGCCCAGTGAGCCACCTGCTGGCCGCGGCCGCCACCGGCGACAAGATCCTGGCGGTACAGATCCCACCAGCGGCCGAAAAGCTCAGGCGGCTGATGAACCTGGCGCAGATCACCCAGTCGCACGCGTTGTCGTTTTTTCACCTGAGCAGCCCCGATTTTTTGCTGGGCTGGAACAGCGATCCGGCGCAGCGCAACATCTTCGGGCTGATTGCCGCCAACCCCGAACTGGCCCGCAGCGGCATCCGCCTGCGCCAGTTCGGCCAAGGGGTGATCGAAGCCCTGGGGGGGCGCAAGATCCACGCCGCCTGGGCCGTGCCCGGAGGTGTGCGCAGCCCCATGAGCCAGGAAACGCGCGATCAGATCAGGAGCCGCCTCCCAGAAGCCTTGGCCATCGCTGATCAGGGGCTGACGCTGTTCAAACAGCTACTCGACACGCAGCTGAGGGAAGAGCTGGAGGTGTTCGGCCACTTCCCATCGCTGTTCATGGGTCTTGTGAGCCGCGATGGCCACTGGGAGCACGCCAGCGGCCGCCACTGTGCCGGCATTCGCCTGATGGCCAGCGACGGCTCCCTGGTGGCCGATGGTCTGCGGGAAGACGACTACAGCTCCTTTATGGCAGAGGCGGTGGAGCCATGGAGCTATCTCAAATTCCCCTACATCCAGGCGCTGGGACCCGAAGCGGGCAGCTACCGGGTGGGTCCCCTGGCTCGGCTCAACCTGTGTGAGCGCATCGGCAGCGAGCGAGCCGATCGCGAGTTACTCGAGCTGCGTCAGCGCGGCGGCCGCGTAGTGACCGCCTCCTTCCTCTATCACCTAGCGCGACTGATCGAGATCGTGGCCTGCCTCGAGCAGATGGACCAGCTGCTGGATGATCCCGAAATCACGGCAACCCATGTGCGCGCCCGCGCTGGGGTGAACTGCTACGAAGCGGTGGGCGTGAGCGAAGCGCCACGCGGCACACTGCTGCACCACTACCGCGTGGATGCCAATGGCCTGATCGAACGGGTGAATCTGATCATCGCCACCGGCCAAAACAACAACGCCATGAACCGCACGATCACCCAAATCGCGCGCCACTACATCCATGGCCACAACCTGAGCGAACCGTTACTCAATCGCGTGGAAGCGGGGATCCGCTGCTTTGATCCCTGCCTCTCCTGCAGCACCCACGCCGCCGGCCAGATGCCGATGAGGGTGCAGCTGTTCGGCCCTGAGGGGGAGCTGTTGGAGCAGCTGCAGCGCGATTAG
- a CDS encoding oxidoreductase has translation MRKPNLATVWLAGCSGCHMSFLDLDEWLLELADRANIVYSPVASDIKTYPSDVDIALVEGGVANTDNLELLLRVRANTRILVSFGDCAITANIPGMRNMLRGSDPVLRRGYLELADGSGQLPHAPGIVPELLERVLPVHELVPVEVYLPGCPPPAERIRAALEPLLRGELPQLSGTDQIRFG, from the coding sequence ATGAGAAAACCCAACCTGGCAACCGTGTGGCTGGCGGGATGCTCCGGCTGCCATATGTCATTTCTCGATCTCGATGAATGGCTACTGGAACTCGCCGATCGAGCAAACATCGTCTACAGCCCTGTGGCATCCGACATCAAGACCTACCCAAGCGATGTGGACATCGCCCTGGTAGAGGGCGGGGTGGCCAACACCGACAACCTGGAGCTGCTGCTACGGGTGCGTGCCAACACACGAATATTGGTGAGCTTCGGCGACTGCGCCATCACCGCCAACATTCCCGGCATGCGCAACATGCTGCGCGGCAGCGATCCGGTGCTGCGGCGGGGCTATCTGGAGTTGGCTGATGGCAGCGGCCAACTGCCCCATGCCCCGGGAATCGTGCCGGAGCTACTGGAGCGGGTGCTTCCGGTGCACGAGCTGGTGCCAGTTGAGGTGTATTTGCCGGGTTGCCCGCCACCGGCCGAGCGCATCCGCGCCGCCCTGGAGCCATTGCTTCGTGGGGAGCTACCGCAGCTGAGCGGTACGGATCAGATCCGCTTCGGCTGA
- the hoxU gene encoding bidirectional hydrogenase complex protein HoxU, which translates to MSACTLRINNRDVAVQAGTTLLQAARQAEAHIPTLCFLEGLSAVAACRLCLVEVSGVDGQSEPRLLAACVTKASEGMRVHTDTPRLLEIRRTVIELLFTEGNHVCATCVANGHCELQNLAVEVGMDHSRLPYRFPERGVDLSHAQFGLDHNRCILCTRCVRVCDEVEGAHVWDVGWRGEHCQIISGLNDPWGAVEACTHCGKCVDVCPTGALFHKADTSEEKQGHPERLQALVHARTHQKWTP; encoded by the coding sequence ATGAGTGCGTGCACCTTGCGCATCAACAACCGCGATGTTGCCGTGCAAGCAGGAACAACGCTGCTACAAGCCGCCCGCCAGGCGGAGGCTCACATCCCCACCCTCTGTTTTTTGGAGGGGCTCTCGGCGGTGGCCGCCTGCCGGCTCTGTCTGGTGGAGGTGAGTGGCGTCGATGGCCAGAGCGAACCGCGGCTACTGGCCGCCTGTGTAACCAAAGCCTCTGAGGGGATGCGCGTGCACACCGACACGCCAAGGCTGCTGGAGATCCGCCGCACGGTGATCGAGCTGCTGTTCACCGAAGGCAACCACGTGTGCGCTACCTGCGTGGCCAATGGCCACTGCGAACTGCAGAACCTGGCGGTGGAGGTGGGGATGGATCACAGCCGACTTCCCTATCGCTTCCCTGAGCGCGGTGTGGATCTCTCCCATGCCCAGTTCGGGCTCGACCACAACCGCTGCATCCTCTGCACCCGCTGCGTGCGTGTGTGCGATGAGGTGGAGGGTGCCCACGTGTGGGATGTGGGCTGGCGCGGCGAACACTGCCAGATCATCAGCGGCCTCAACGATCCCTGGGGTGCCGTGGAAGCCTGCACCCACTGCGGCAAGTGCGTGGATGTCTGCCCCACCGGCGCCCTGTTCCACAAGGCCGACACCAGCGAAGAAAAGCAGGGTCACCCTGAACGGCTGCAGGCCCTGGTGCACGCCCGCACCCACCAGAAGTGGACCCCATGA
- a CDS encoding NuoF family protein: MSGCLRLCTAASCRSRGATALLRHADLPVKEVGCLGPCSKGPLLAVDEQLLSLQHVERATLEHSLAAALTSSDEIKADDPFLTLQRRLVLARCGVVDPGCIDDALALGAYQQLGAVLAGNDPNGVIEIVRRSGLRGRGGAGYPTGLKWATVAAMPGNQKRLVCNADEGDPGAFMDRTLMEGDPHTLLEGMAIAAFAVGAQLGYLYVRAEYPLAIERLRTAIAAAETRGWLGQAIGGSGFRFEIELRVGAGAYVCGEETALIHSIEGRRGVPRPRPPYPAEHGVFGLPTLINNVETFGNIPALLKLGVEAYGAGTKVFSLTGHVQRSGVLEVPMGMPLRTIVETMGGGAPPGRCIKAVQTGGPSGGCVPASALDTPVDYDSLKALGTIMGSGGMVVMDDTTNMVDIAAFFIAFSREESCGKCVPCRSGTVQLELLLRKLLERRGSAADLSQLESLCHTVADASLCGLGQSAPKPVLSTLRHFRSDYLELLLP, translated from the coding sequence ATGAGCGGCTGCCTGCGGCTGTGCACAGCGGCCAGCTGCCGAAGCCGCGGAGCCACGGCGCTGCTGCGGCACGCCGATCTGCCGGTCAAGGAGGTGGGTTGCCTCGGGCCCTGCAGTAAAGGTCCACTCCTGGCCGTGGACGAGCAGCTGCTGTCGTTGCAGCACGTGGAGCGAGCGACGCTGGAGCACTCGCTTGCAGCGGCGCTGACCAGCAGCGATGAGATCAAGGCTGACGATCCATTCCTGACCCTGCAGCGGCGCCTGGTGCTGGCCCGCTGCGGGGTTGTGGATCCAGGCTGCATCGATGACGCCTTGGCCCTTGGCGCGTATCAGCAGTTGGGGGCAGTGCTGGCCGGCAACGATCCAAATGGTGTGATCGAGATCGTGCGCCGCAGCGGCCTACGGGGGCGGGGCGGGGCCGGTTACCCCACGGGCCTCAAATGGGCCACGGTGGCGGCGATGCCAGGCAACCAGAAGCGGCTGGTGTGCAATGCCGATGAGGGCGACCCCGGCGCCTTCATGGACCGCACCTTGATGGAAGGCGATCCCCACACACTGCTGGAGGGCATGGCCATCGCCGCCTTCGCCGTGGGCGCCCAACTGGGCTACCTCTACGTACGGGCGGAATACCCACTGGCGATCGAACGCCTGCGCACGGCCATCGCTGCTGCCGAAACACGCGGCTGGTTGGGCCAGGCGATTGGTGGGAGCGGCTTCCGCTTCGAGATCGAGCTGCGGGTGGGTGCCGGGGCCTACGTGTGCGGGGAAGAAACAGCACTGATCCACTCGATCGAAGGGCGGCGGGGGGTGCCGCGGCCCAGGCCGCCTTATCCGGCCGAGCACGGAGTGTTCGGTCTGCCCACATTGATCAACAACGTGGAAACCTTCGGAAATATCCCAGCGCTGCTGAAGCTGGGGGTTGAGGCCTACGGCGCTGGTACGAAGGTGTTCTCCCTCACTGGCCATGTGCAGCGCAGTGGTGTGTTGGAAGTGCCGATGGGCATGCCCTTACGCACCATCGTGGAAACGATGGGGGGCGGCGCTCCGCCTGGCCGGTGCATCAAGGCCGTGCAAACCGGCGGCCCATCGGGTGGCTGCGTGCCAGCCAGCGCCCTCGACACCCCTGTGGACTACGACAGCCTCAAGGCCCTGGGCACGATCATGGGCTCAGGCGGCATGGTGGTGATGGATGACACCACCAACATGGTGGACATCGCCGCCTTCTTTATCGCTTTCAGCCGCGAGGAGTCGTGCGGGAAATGCGTTCCCTGCCGATCGGGCACGGTGCAGTTGGAACTGCTGCTGCGCAAGCTGCTGGAGCGTCGGGGCAGCGCCGCCGATCTCAGCCAGCTCGAATCGCTATGCCACACCGTGGCCGACGCGAGCCTGTGCGGCCTGGGCCAGAGCGCCCCGAAACCGGTGCTCAGCACCCTGCGCCATTTCCGCAGCGACTACCTGGAGCTGCTGCTGCCATGA
- a CDS encoding NAD(P)H-dependent oxidoreductase subunit E, producing the protein MPKLERSFRELDPVLQRHGHQAHGLIEVLNRSQQLYGHLSEPLLRHIARQLQLPFSRVMGTASFYHLFRFQPAARHSCLVCTGTACHVQGAAQLLAALQQAGLMELGVELGSVRCIGTCSGAPLVVVDGVVWNHVGASDVLERLQELKR; encoded by the coding sequence ATGCCGAAGTTGGAGCGGAGCTTCAGGGAGCTCGATCCTGTGCTGCAACGCCACGGCCATCAGGCACACGGCCTGATCGAAGTGCTGAACCGCAGCCAGCAGCTTTACGGCCATTTGAGCGAACCGCTCCTGCGCCACATCGCCAGGCAGCTGCAGCTGCCCTTCAGCCGAGTGATGGGCACCGCCAGCTTCTACCACCTGTTTCGTTTCCAACCGGCAGCACGCCATAGCTGTCTGGTGTGCACGGGCACCGCCTGCCATGTGCAGGGGGCAGCCCAGCTACTGGCGGCGCTGCAGCAGGCAGGCCTGATGGAGCTAGGGGTGGAGCTGGGCTCCGTGCGCTGCATCGGCACCTGCAGCGGTGCACCCCTGGTGGTGGTGGATGGGGTGGTGTGGAATCACGTGGGCGCCTCGGACGTGCTGGAGCGGCTACAGGAGCTAAAGCGATGA
- the ppsA gene encoding phosphoenolpyruvate synthase gives MAELVLPLEAAGLEAIAAVGGKNASLGEMIRELSTEGVQVPGGFATTAEAYRHFISAGGLHQQLHATLDGLDGRDIAQLQAAGAAARALLLGSPLPMDLQEAIVSAYRALGSPPVAVRSSATAEDLPDASFAGQQETYLNVRGERELLAACRRCFASLFTDRAISYRQINGFDHFEVALSIGVQRMVRSDLACSGVMFSIDTETGFRNAVLLTAAYGLGENVVQGAVNPDEYLIFKPTLEQGFAPIVSQRLGSKAIRMVYGDQGSTCNEPVPATDRSRYALTEAEALQLARWACRIERHYSKRRNEASPMDIEWAKDGESGELFILQARPETVESRRSATLLRSWQLDPHDADVLCRGRAIGASVSSGRARILRHPSDIQRFEPGDLLITERTDPDWEPILKRASGVVTNQGGRTCHAAIIAREMGITAIVGTGDATERIADGDMITASCCEGDEGRVYRGALPFRVEERDIGEMPSTRTRILMNVGNPEEAFKQAAIPCDGVGLARLEFVIANHIRVHPMALLQPERLHDPAERQAITALTAGYKEPADYYVDLLAQGMGRIAAAFHPRPVILRFSDFKSNEYAKLLGGSSFEPNEENPMIGWRGASRYYAEGFRKAFALECRALKRVRQQMGLTNVIPMVPFCRTPEEGDRVLEQMAREGLVRGEHGLEVYVMCELPSNVIAAEAFAERFDGFSIGSNDLTQLTLGLDRDSALVADLFDERNSAVVELIRMAIRTAKRCGRKIGICGQAPSDHPEFAELLVREGIDSISLNPDAVLNTRLKVAAIEAELSSNAAARSEHAA, from the coding sequence GTGGCTGAACTTGTGCTGCCGCTCGAGGCCGCGGGCCTTGAGGCGATCGCAGCGGTGGGCGGTAAAAACGCTTCCCTCGGCGAGATGATCCGCGAGCTGAGCACGGAGGGCGTGCAAGTTCCCGGTGGATTCGCCACCACCGCGGAGGCTTATCGGCATTTCATCAGCGCTGGTGGCCTGCATCAGCAGCTGCACGCCACACTCGACGGCCTCGATGGCCGCGACATCGCCCAGCTGCAGGCCGCCGGCGCCGCAGCACGGGCGCTGCTGCTGGGCAGCCCCCTACCGATGGATTTGCAAGAGGCGATCGTGTCGGCTTATCGCGCCCTTGGCTCGCCGCCGGTGGCGGTGCGCTCGAGCGCCACCGCCGAAGACCTGCCCGATGCATCCTTTGCCGGGCAGCAGGAGACCTATCTCAATGTGCGGGGCGAGCGGGAGCTGCTGGCGGCCTGCCGGCGTTGCTTCGCTTCGCTGTTTACCGACCGAGCCATCTCTTACCGGCAGATCAACGGTTTTGATCACTTCGAGGTGGCTCTCTCCATCGGGGTTCAACGGATGGTGCGCTCCGATCTTGCCTGCTCAGGGGTGATGTTCAGCATCGACACCGAAACAGGCTTTCGCAACGCCGTGCTGCTCACCGCCGCCTACGGCCTGGGGGAAAACGTGGTGCAGGGGGCGGTGAACCCGGATGAATACCTGATCTTCAAGCCCACCCTTGAGCAGGGTTTCGCGCCGATCGTGAGCCAACGCCTGGGCAGCAAGGCGATCCGGATGGTGTATGGGGATCAGGGCTCCACCTGCAACGAACCGGTGCCAGCCACCGATCGCAGCCGCTACGCCCTCACCGAGGCGGAAGCGCTGCAATTGGCCCGCTGGGCTTGCCGGATCGAGCGCCATTACAGCAAGCGCCGCAATGAAGCCAGCCCCATGGACATCGAATGGGCCAAGGACGGCGAAAGCGGCGAGCTGTTCATCCTCCAGGCACGGCCAGAAACCGTGGAATCACGGCGCAGCGCCACGCTGCTACGCAGCTGGCAGCTCGACCCCCACGACGCTGATGTGCTTTGCCGCGGCCGCGCCATCGGCGCGTCGGTGAGCAGCGGTCGAGCCCGCATCCTGCGCCACCCCAGCGACATTCAGCGCTTCGAACCCGGCGATCTCCTCATTACCGAACGCACCGATCCCGATTGGGAGCCGATTCTCAAGCGTGCCAGCGGTGTGGTGACCAACCAAGGGGGGCGCACCTGCCACGCCGCGATCATTGCCCGCGAGATGGGCATCACCGCGATTGTGGGCACCGGCGATGCCACCGAGCGCATTGCCGATGGCGACATGATCACCGCCAGCTGCTGCGAGGGCGATGAGGGCCGCGTGTATCGCGGCGCGCTGCCTTTTCGCGTTGAAGAACGCGACATCGGCGAGATGCCCTCCACACGCACCCGCATTTTGATGAATGTGGGCAATCCGGAAGAGGCCTTCAAGCAGGCGGCGATCCCCTGCGATGGCGTGGGGCTGGCGCGGTTGGAATTTGTGATTGCGAACCACATCCGCGTGCACCCGATGGCGCTGCTGCAGCCTGAGCGGCTCCACGACCCAGCCGAACGCCAGGCCATCACAGCACTCACCGCTGGCTACAAGGAGCCAGCCGATTACTACGTGGATCTGCTGGCGCAGGGCATGGGACGCATCGCCGCGGCCTTCCACCCGCGGCCGGTGATCCTGCGCTTCTCCGATTTCAAAAGCAATGAATACGCCAAGTTGCTGGGGGGCAGCAGCTTTGAGCCCAACGAGGAGAACCCAATGATCGGCTGGCGCGGTGCCTCCCGCTATTACGCCGAAGGCTTCCGGAAGGCCTTCGCTTTGGAGTGCCGCGCTCTTAAGCGCGTGCGCCAGCAGATGGGCCTCACCAACGTGATCCCGATGGTGCCCTTCTGCCGCACTCCCGAGGAGGGCGATCGAGTGCTGGAGCAGATGGCCCGCGAGGGGCTGGTGCGGGGCGAGCACGGCCTCGAGGTGTATGTGATGTGCGAACTGCCAAGCAATGTGATCGCGGCTGAGGCCTTTGCTGAGCGCTTCGATGGCTTCTCCATCGGCTCCAACGACCTCACCCAGCTCACCCTGGGGCTCGACCGTGATTCCGCCCTGGTGGCGGATCTGTTCGATGAACGCAACAGCGCTGTGGTGGAACTGATCCGCATGGCCATCCGCACCGCCAAACGCTGCGGCCGGAAGATCGGCATTTGCGGCCAAGCCCCGAGCGATCACCCCGAGTTCGCCGAGCTACTGGTGCGCGAAGGGATCGATTCGATCAGCCTCAACCCCGATGCCGTGCTCAATACCCGCCTGAAGGTGGCCGCGATCGAAGCGGAGCTCAGCTCCAATGCAGCTGCCAGGTCCGAGCACGCTGCCTAG
- a CDS encoding ABC transporter substrate-binding protein encodes MTTTEQTIVAAGRTAAHSGLHASVDTSRWPQRLLTGVSLATVLLSSQTLAASTPLRSDVRMLLPSEGLLAGLGDGLRRGYDVAMRESRSCGVVPPSLHIGWLPPGADPRGPVLASQRSALLVAPPAAPLEAYGLLADQQRLSVLLPLQRGQSLDGLPLLKGSDRLWPLIPGRSLEADRLAEALLADKIKRVMVVRDRSAESRALTERFAASFAVGNGQVIGPTAAPLAMQSTDQAAITQLENDVDWYRPPALVVITQPGSELAQALKAANWPATVLIAWTAPVRQPLAVEQIGVNPLSRGPGWTRFAQRFQQRWGYAPGVVESAGYDTGLMSALASVQAAGRTGWDLQWFSANAKPQPLCTALKLRAQGAKVRPEAASSPFDLGPGVPPSARLQLSRG; translated from the coding sequence ATGACCACTACAGAACAGACCATCGTCGCCGCCGGCCGTACCGCTGCCCACAGCGGATTACACGCGAGTGTTGACACCAGTCGCTGGCCGCAGAGGCTGCTGACAGGGGTCAGCCTGGCAACGGTGCTGCTGAGCAGTCAGACGCTGGCGGCAAGCACACCGCTGCGCAGTGATGTTCGAATGCTGCTGCCCAGTGAGGGGCTGCTGGCTGGCCTGGGAGACGGACTACGCCGTGGCTACGACGTGGCCATGCGGGAAAGCCGAAGCTGCGGCGTGGTTCCACCCAGCCTGCACATTGGCTGGCTCCCTCCGGGCGCCGATCCGCGTGGTCCGGTGCTGGCGAGCCAGCGTTCTGCCCTGCTGGTGGCACCGCCTGCCGCACCGCTGGAGGCCTATGGGTTACTGGCGGATCAACAGCGCCTGAGCGTGCTGCTGCCGCTGCAGCGAGGGCAGTCGCTCGATGGCTTGCCGCTGCTGAAGGGATCCGATCGGCTCTGGCCGTTGATACCTGGCCGCAGCCTCGAGGCCGATCGCTTGGCGGAAGCCCTGCTGGCCGACAAGATCAAACGGGTGATGGTGGTGCGGGATCGCAGCGCCGAGAGCCGGGCACTCACCGAACGCTTCGCAGCCAGCTTCGCCGTTGGCAATGGCCAGGTGATCGGCCCCACCGCGGCACCCCTAGCGATGCAATCCACCGACCAAGCCGCGATCACGCAGCTGGAAAACGACGTGGACTGGTATCGCCCTCCGGCACTGGTGGTGATCACACAACCGGGCAGTGAGCTAGCGCAGGCCTTGAAGGCCGCCAACTGGCCAGCAACGGTGTTGATCGCCTGGACAGCACCGGTGCGTCAGCCCCTGGCAGTGGAGCAGATTGGGGTGAACCCCCTCAGTCGCGGACCCGGCTGGACCCGCTTCGCCCAGCGCTTCCAGCAACGCTGGGGCTACGCGCCTGGTGTCGTGGAAAGCGCCGGCTATGACACCGGTTTGATGAGCGCTTTGGCCTCGGTGCAGGCAGCAGGCCGGACCGGTTGGGATCTGCAGTGGTTCAGCGCCAATGCCAAGCCCCAGCCCCTGTGCACGGCCCTGAAGCTGCGGGCCCAAGGAGCGAAGGTGCGGCCTGAAGCCGCAAGCAGCCCATTTGATCTGGGGCCTGGGGTGCCGCCCTCCGCCCGGCTGCAGCTGAGCCGTGGCTGA
- a CDS encoding Tic22 family protein, whose translation MQSRLIAMRHSMGRKIGSVVLSAGMAMGALSLLPLPAQAIPEADAIKKLQVVPVFVITDSNGVPLPIPREKELVLPLYLESAKANEQLVALNKSNPNLKAGVVAIPLNVMNEKVVELNKQLKDKSKPLVAPIVINDGDRTQAVKLLKEQGLSDQQIREGLNVPVFFTKPFLTIQTPEGPRGVFFFSYENLQNALSKLPPAERQKLKPQVADLTAVLREIINAPTDSFTIYPTPEYFRLVKENQSNNKPAN comes from the coding sequence ATGCAGTCACGCCTCATCGCCATGCGCCACTCCATGGGTCGCAAGATCGGCTCCGTAGTGCTGAGCGCTGGCATGGCGATGGGCGCGCTCTCGCTGCTGCCGCTTCCCGCTCAGGCGATCCCTGAAGCTGATGCGATCAAGAAGCTCCAAGTGGTGCCGGTGTTTGTTATCACCGATTCCAATGGTGTGCCGCTGCCGATTCCGCGTGAAAAAGAGTTGGTGCTGCCGCTTTATCTAGAAAGTGCCAAGGCCAATGAGCAGTTAGTGGCCCTCAACAAAAGCAACCCCAACCTCAAGGCAGGTGTGGTCGCCATCCCTCTCAACGTGATGAATGAGAAGGTTGTTGAGCTGAACAAACAGCTCAAAGATAAGAGCAAGCCTCTGGTGGCACCGATTGTCATTAACGACGGTGATCGCACCCAGGCCGTGAAGTTGCTCAAGGAGCAGGGCCTCAGCGACCAGCAGATTCGTGAGGGCCTGAATGTGCCGGTGTTCTTCACCAAGCCGTTCCTCACGATCCAAACCCCTGAGGGCCCGAGGGGTGTGTTTTTCTTCAGCTACGAAAATCTCCAGAACGCTCTGTCCAAATTGCCGCCTGCCGAGCGCCAAAAGCTCAAACCCCAGGTGGCTGATCTCACCGCTGTTTTGCGTGAGATCATCAACGCCCCTACTGACTCCTTCACCATCTATCCCACCCCGGAATACTTCCGTTTGGTGAAGGAGAATCAGTCAAACAACAAACCTGCTAATTGA
- a CDS encoding GIVxVP protein: protein MSINRTAKGIVLVPCLLLGSAFLAAAVWGDAAAEANKTLALVLGATLMGGGLLAQLLPEREPEQDQPSNPGD, encoded by the coding sequence ATGAGCATCAACCGCACCGCCAAAGGGATCGTGCTGGTGCCCTGCCTGTTGCTCGGTTCCGCCTTCCTGGCGGCAGCTGTGTGGGGTGATGCAGCAGCAGAGGCCAACAAGACCCTGGCGCTTGTGCTCGGCGCAACACTCATGGGCGGGGGCCTACTAGCCCAATTGCTGCCGGAACGTGAGCCGGAGCAGGATCAACCCTCCAACCCCGGCGACTGA
- a CDS encoding nuclease yields the protein MRRWLLPALLAGVLLMVSGPVWAAEVLQVRSGQLLQVGDHNRTYTVELACVSIPSGGEQAATDWLRAALPRRTKVNLRPVGNDSGILVAKVQRLGQSNNPSTTDMGDGLVSAGLARSTPGC from the coding sequence ATGCGGCGTTGGTTGCTGCCAGCCCTGCTGGCCGGAGTGCTGTTGATGGTCAGCGGACCTGTATGGGCAGCTGAGGTGTTGCAGGTGCGCAGCGGTCAGCTGCTCCAAGTGGGCGATCACAACCGCACGTACACCGTGGAGCTGGCCTGCGTGAGTATCCCCTCAGGCGGCGAGCAGGCAGCAACAGATTGGTTACGAGCAGCCTTGCCGCGGCGCACCAAGGTGAACCTCCGGCCCGTGGGTAACGACAGCGGAATCCTCGTGGCGAAGGTGCAACGGCTTGGGCAATCGAACAATCCGTCGACCACCGACATGGGAGACGGCCTGGTGTCGGCTGGGTTGGCTCGTTCAACGCCAGGTTGCTGA